The Juglans microcarpa x Juglans regia isolate MS1-56 chromosome 2S, Jm3101_v1.0, whole genome shotgun sequence genome has a window encoding:
- the LOC121253058 gene encoding uncharacterized protein LOC121253058, translating to MLLRSSSTPVLGSLLSSFPESPNNLNHCETNITIKHPPTAIPQSHHKLSLRQNGSLSLSSFSRNSSPISPSIPDLDRSRSFCRVQSEGNLEGIAFAFYNSNDQEPNKVLDRPKCCVLQTISSIRGGREDVEEGEEEQRDTEDDGEREELLQRNERGEESAMSMEAQTLSLENRRRNMVLTEEAADVMNGIWSLGFGGVKELLGQGMFLAGGLGVGGGGDGVGGGGESNSAGPGGDGGDNREVEEYYKRMVEENPGNPLFLRNYAQFLYEWRRDLQGAEQYYARAILADPKDGEVLSQYAKLVWEFNHDQDRASTYFERAVQASPQDSHVHAAYASFLWETEEDEDESDVPNESEVMLMPSHFHGAVASASA from the exons ATGCTGCTAAGAAGCTCTTCAACACCGGTTCTGGGATCTCTCCTCTCATCCTTCCCAGAAAGCCCCAATAACCTCAATCACTGTGAAACCAATATCACCATCAAACACCCACCAACTGCCATTCCCCAAAGCCACCACAAGCTCTCACTCCGCCAAAATGGGTCTCTCAGCCTCTCCTCATTCTCACGCAACTCCTCCCCAATCTCTCCATCCATCCCTGACCTCGACCGGAGTAGAAGCTTTTGTAGAGTTCAGTCCGAAGGAAACTTGGAAGGAATAGCCTTTGCTTTTTACAACAGCAATGATCAAGAACCCAACAAGGTTTTGGACAGACCCAAGTGCTGTGTATTGCAAACTATATCGTCTATTAGAGGTGGACGCGAAGATgtagaagaaggagaagaagaacaaagGGATACAGAGGAtgatggagagagagaagaactgTTACAGAGGAATGAAAGAGGGGAAGAGAGTGCCATGTCAATGGAAGCACAAACGCTCAGTTTGGAGAACAGAAGGAGAAACATGGTTTTGACAGAAGAGGCGGCGGATGTTATGAATGGAATCTGGAGTCTGGGTTTTGGAGGTGTAAAAGAGCTTCTTGGCCAAGGGATGTTTCTTGCAGGAGGGCTAGGCGTTGGCGGCGGTGGTGACGGCGTTGGCGGCGGTGGAGAGTCCAACTCAGCAGGCCCCGGTGGGGATGGCGGGGATAATCGAGAGGTTGAGGAGTATTATAAGAGGATGGTGGAGGAAAATCCCGGCAACCCTTTATTTCTGAGAAATTATGCTCAATTTCTGTACGAG TGGAGGAGAGATCTTCAGGGTGCAGAACAGTACTACGCTCGAGCTATTCTAGCAGATCCCAAGGATGGTGAAGTTCTATCACAGTATGCCAAGCTAGTGTGGGAGTTCAATCACGACCAAGATAGGGCTTCAACCTACTTCGAACGTGCAGTTCAAGCCTCTCCTCAAGACAG CCATGTACATGCAGCATATGCTAGTTTCCTCTGGGAAACAGAGGAAGATGAGGATGAAAGTGATGTGCCAAATGAGAGTGAAGTCATGCTCATGCCTTCACATTTTCATGGAGCTGTGGCTTCAGCAAGTGCTTAA
- the LOC121251857 gene encoding uncharacterized protein LOC121251857 produces the protein MMFGCKCLYWNAVTDFSPPSSPEPFSLPAPLPKWPEGGSFASGKIILGALEVIKISRFEFIWGYNPAQDKKGVAFYKPVDIPNGFYCLGHYCQPNSQPLRGFVLVAREVGTSCDPDKSPALQEPLDYALVWTLDDGSKEKDGACGYVWLPQPPKGYKPMGYLVTSKPDKPELDAVRCVRADLTDKCEIYRPILNSSSKSPNFPFEVWDMRPCHRGMLGRGVPVGTFFCSGHWDAGEELHIACLKNLNPILAAMPTHEQIHALIRHYGPTVFFHPEEVFLPSSLSWFLKNGALLFRAGILDGEAIDDSGSNLPGGGVNDGEFWIDLPCDDRRESVKHGNLESAKLYVHVKPAFGATFTDIAMWVFCPFNGPATLKVGLVNVALSKIGEHVGDWEHFTLRICNFTGELWSIYFSQHSGGKWVDAYDLEYMEGNRAVVYSSKSGHASFPHPGVYLQGSSKLGIGVRNDCAQSNLYVNSSVHYELVAAEYLGDGLVTEPFWLQFMRKWGPTIVYDSRTELDKIINILPAMLRYSVENIFDKFPVELYGEEGPTGPKEKNNWVGDERW, from the exons ATGATGTTTGGGTGCAAGTGCTTATATTGGAACGCAGTCACCGATTTCTCGCCGCCTTCTTCGCCCGAGCCCTTCTCGCTGCCTGCTCCGCTTCCCAAATGGCCTGAAG GTGGAAGTTTTGCCtctggaaaaataattttgggagCATTAGAAGTTATTAAGATCTCCAGGTTTGAGTTCATTTGGGGCTACAACCCGGCACAAGACAAGAAGGGTGTTGCATTTTATAAACCGGTGGATATACCTAATGGGTTCTATTGCCTTGGCCACTACTGCCAACCTAACAGCCAGCCATTACGAGGATTTGTTCTTGTGGCTCGGGAAGTAGGTACTTCTTGCGACCCCGATAAGTCACCAGCTCTTCAAGAGCCCCTTGATTATGCCTTAGTATGGACTCTTGATGATGGGAGCAAGGAAAAGGACGGTGCATGTGGTTATGTTTGGCTTCCTCAGCCACCTAAGGGTTACAAGCCCATGGGCTATTTGGTTACCAGTAAGCCAGACAAGCCTGAGCTGGATGCAGTAAGATGTGTTCGAGCTGATCTAACCGACAAATGTGAAATTTACCGCCCAATACTTAATTCCAGTTCTAAATCTCCAAATTTCCCATTTGAAGTTTGGGACATGAGACCCTGCCACCGGGGAATGTTGGGGAGAGGAGTTCCTGTAGGTACATTTTTCTGCAGTGGCCACTGGGATGCTGGAGAAGAGCTTCATATTGCATGCTTGAAGAACCTAAATCCTATTTTAGCTGCAATGCCAACCCATGAGCAGATTCATGCACTAATTCGCCACTATGGACCTACCGTATTTTTTCATCCAGAAGAGGTCTTCTTGCCATCTTCTCTTTCATGGTTCTTAAAAAATGGAGCACTGTTGTTCAGAGCTGGAATTTTGGATGGTGAAGCTATTGATGATAGTGGCTCAAATTTGCCGGGTGGGGGAGTGAATGATGGGGAGTTTTGGATTGACTTGCCATGTGATGATCGGAGAGAGAGTGTCAAACATGGAAACTTGGAAAGTGCAAAACTTTATGTTCACGTGAAGCCTGCTTTTGGTGCTACTTTTACTGACATTGCAATGTGGGTTTTCTGCCCCTTCAATGGGCCTGCTACACTAAAAGTTGGGTTAGTGAATGTTGCTCTTAGCAAGATTGGAGAGCATGTTGGTGACTGGGAGCATTTTACACTCCGTATATGTAACTTCACCGGAGAGCTTTGGAGTATATACTTCTCACAACACAGTGGCGGTAAGTGGGTGGATGCTTATGATTTGGAGTACATGGAGGGAAATAGGGCTGTTGTTTACTCATCAAAAAGTGGTCATGCAAGCTTCCCGCATCCTGGAGTCTATCTCCAGGGGTCCTCCAAGCTGGGGATTGGAGTGAGGAATGATTGTGCCCAAAGTAACTTGTATGTCAATTCAAGCGTCCATTATGAACTTGTTGCAGCAGAGTATCTTGGAGATGGGCTCGTTACGGAACCTTTTTGGTTGCAGTTTATGAGAAAGTGGGGTCCAACTATCGTCTACGATTCAAGAACTGAACTGGATAAGATAATCAATATTTTGCCTGCGATGCTTCGATATTCAGTGGAGAACATATTTGATAAGTTTCCGGTGGAGCTGTATGGGGAGGAAGGTCCTACTGGGCCGAAGGAGAAGAACAACTGGGTGGGAGATGAAAGATGGTAG
- the LOC121251858 gene encoding uncharacterized protein LOC121251858, translated as MLGRRLFSLFKSSPTSQLSGSAKPTYEDNSKSLARKAVSLVLFTVTGGVALSALDDLAIYRSCSSKALEKASKNQAVIDAIGEPIEKGPWYSASLAVAHKRHSVSCTFPVSGPQGSGIFQLKAVRNGDDSWLSSLLPRDWDILIMDALLHVPGNDEKHQTLRISLSDFTPPACKACTECKPQFQKSQIPEQK; from the exons ATGTTAGGGAGAAGACTATTCTCCCTGTTCAAAAGCTCCCCAACGTCGCAGCTTTCTGG CTCTGCAAAGCCCACCTATGAAGATAACAGCAAGTCATTGGCTCGAAAGGCGGTGTCTCTTGTTTTGTTTACTGTAACAGGTGGTGTCGCTCTGAGTGCTCTTGACGACCTTGCTATTTATCGTAGCTGTAGCAG CAAGGCCTTGGAGAAAGCCAGTAAGAACCAGGCAGTCATAGATGCCATTGGGGAACCTATTGAAAAGGGTCCATGGTACAGTGCATCACTTGCAGTAGCTCATAAGAGGCATTCTGTGTCTTGTACATTTCCTGTGTCTGGACCACAAGGCTCGGGAATTTTCCAGTTGAAGGCAGTCCGTAATGGAG ATGACTCCTGGTTATCATCTCTTCTGCCTCGTGATTGGGACATTCTAATCATGGATGCTCTTCTCCATGTTCCTGGAAATGACGAGAAGCATCAAACATTACGGATTAGTCTATCTGACTTCACTCCCCCAGCTTGTAAAGCATGCACCGAGTGCAAGCCTCAATTTCAAAAGTCACAGATTCCAGAGCAGAAATGA